In Dama dama isolate Ldn47 chromosome 9, ASM3311817v1, whole genome shotgun sequence, the following proteins share a genomic window:
- the LOC133062665 gene encoding cytochrome c oxidase subunit 7C, mitochondrial produces MLGQSIRRFTTSVVRRSHYEEGPGKNIPFSVENKWRLLAMMTLFFGSGFAAPFFIVRHQLLKK; encoded by the exons ATGTTGGGACAGAGCATCCGGAGGTTCACAACCTCTGTGGTTCGTCGGAGCCACTATGAGGAGGGTCCAGGGAAG AATATACCTTTTTCAGTGGAAAACAAGTGGAGGTTACTAGCTATGATGACTTTGTTCTTTGGGTCTGGATTTGCTGcacctttctttatagtgagACACCAACTGCTTAAAAAGTAA